From the genome of Mycobacterium kansasii ATCC 12478:
GGGGGAGAGCCGGGCAGTTATACCTAGCCTCGTCAGCAAGGAGAGTGTCGCCGCGTGGGTGAACAACCCGTCGATCTGTCGCCGGAGGCATTGGCCAAGGCGGTTAACGCCGCCCAACAGGCTTTCGCACTAGCCGACAGTCTGGAGGCGCTGGCGCGCGCCAAGACCGAGCACCTTGGGGACCGTTCGCCGCTGGCGCTGGCCCGGCAGGCACTGGGCAGGTTGCCCAAGGAGGAGCGTGCCGATTCCGGCCAGCGAGTGAACGTCGCCCGGGGCGATGCTCAACGCAGCTACGACGGACGTCTGACGGCGCTGCGGGCCGAACGTGACACTGCGGTGCTGGCCGCCGAGGGTATTGACGTCACGCTGCCGTCGACCCGGCAGCCGACCGGCGCCCGGCATCCGATCACGATCCTGGCCGAGCACATCGCGGACACCTTCATCGCAATGGGATGGGAGCTGGCCGAAGGACCGGAGGTCGAGAGCGAGCAGTTCAACTTCGATGCCCTCAACTTCCCGCCGGACCACCCCGCGCGCAGCGAGCAAGACACCTTCTATATCGCGCCGGAGAATTCACGGCAGCTGCTGCGCACCCACACGTCACCGGTACAGGTGCGCACCCTGCTGGAGCGCGAATTACCGGTCTACATCATCTCGATCGGCCGGACCTTCCGCACCGACGAACTCGATGCCACCCACACGCCGGTGTTCCATCAGGTCGAGGGATTGGCGGTGGATCGCGGGCTGACCATGGCGCACCTGCGCGGGACGCTGGATGCCTTCGCCCGGGCCGAGTTCGGGCCGTTGGCGCGCACCCGGATCCGGCCGCACTTCTTCCCGTTCACCGAACCGTCCGCCGAGGTCGATGTGTGGTTCGCCAGCAAGAAGGGTGGCGCCGACTGGGTGGAGTGGGGTGGCTGCGGAATGGTGCATCCAAACGTGTTGCGGGCCGCCGGAATTGACCCTGAGGTTTACTCGGGCTTCGCGTTCGGGATGGGTCTAGAGCGAACGCTGCAGTTCCGCAACGGGATTCCCGACATGCGCGACATGGTCGAGGGTGACATCCGGTTCTCGTTGCCGTTCGGGGTGGGTGCCTGATGCGTGTTCCGTATAGCTGGCTGCGCGAAGTGGTTTCGGCCGGCGCACCGGGTTGGGACGTCCCGGCAGGTGAACTCGAGCAGACGTTGGTCCGTATCGGCCATGAAGTCGAAGAGGTGACCGCACTCGGCCCGGTTGACGGCCCGCTGACCATGGGGCGGGTCGCCGCCATCGAGGAACTTACCGGTTTCAAGAAGCCGATCCGGGCCTGCCTGGTCGACCTCGGCGACGGTGCGGAGCGCGAAATAGTCTGTGGTGCCACAAATTTCATGGTTGGCGATTTGGTCGTCGTGGCGCTCCCGGGAACCACCCTGCCGGGCGGCTTCACCATCACCGCTCGCAAGACCTACGGCCGTACCTCGGCGGGAATGATCTGCTCGGCGGCCGAACTTGCTTTGGCCGCAGATCATTCCGGGATCCTGGTGCTGCCGCCGGGAACGGCCGAACCGGGGGCCGACGGCGCGGGTGTGCTCGGATTGGACGACGTGGTCTTCCACCTGGCGATCACCCCCGACCGCGGCTACTGCATGTCGGTGCGAGGCCTGGCCCGAGAGATCGCCTGCGCTTATGACTTGGATTTCGTCGACCCCGCCGACGTGCCGGCGCTGCCGGTGGAGGCAGAGGCGTGGCCGTTGACGGTACAGGCCGAAACAGGCGTGCGCCGGTTCGCCCTGCGGCCGGTGACTGGCATCGATCCGGCCGCGGCATCGCCCTGGTGGCTGCAACGCCGGCTGCTACTGTGCGGCATCCGCGCGACCTCGCCGGCGGTCGACGTCACCAACTACGTAATGCTCGAGTTCGGTCACCCGATGCACGCGCACGACCGCAACCGGATCACCGGCAGCCTGGGCGTGCGGTTCGCCCGCTCCTGCGAGACCGTAGTCACCCTGGACAACATCGAGCGGCGACTCGAACCCGCCGACGTCCTGATCGTCGACGACGTCACCACCGCAGCGATCGGCGGCGTGATGGGTGCGGCCAGCACCGAGGTGCGCGCCGATTCAACCGACGTCCTGTTGGAGGCGGCGATATGGGATCCGGCTGCGGTGTCGCGCACCCAGCGGCGGTTGCACTTGCCCAGCGAGGCCGCCCGGCGCTACGAGCGCGCAGTCGACCCGGCCATTTCGGTGGCCGCCCTGGATCGATGCGCTGCGCTGCTCGCCGATATCGCCGGGGGAGTAGTCGTCCCGGCACTGACCGATTGGCGGGGTGAACCGCCGGTCGATGACTGGTCGATGCCGCCGATCCGGATCGCCGTCGACCTGCCGGACCGCTTCGCGGGCGTGTCCTACGCCCCGGGCACGGCTGCTCGGCGGCTGACACAAATCGGCGCCCAGGTAGCCGAGGATGGCCCCGATGTGCTTGAGGTGAGGCCGCCGAGTTGGCGACCCGATCTGCTGCAGCCCGCCGACCTCGTCGAGGAGGTGATGCGGCTGGAAGGGCTCGAGGTCATCCCGTCGGTCCTGCCCTCCGCGCCCGCGGGTCGCGGCCTCACGGCTACGCAGCGGCGCCGTCGGGCGATCGGTAAATCACTGGCGCTGTCCGGCTACGTCGAGGTGCTGCCGACGCCGTTTCTGCCCGCCGGCGTTTTCGACCTCTGGGGACTAACGGCCGATGACCCGCGCCGGACCACGACCAGTGTGGTCAACCCGTTGGAAGCCGACCGTCCGCAGCTGGCCACCACGTTGTTGCCGGCCCTGCTGGAAGCGTTGGGGCGCAACGTGTCCCGCGGTCTGACCGATGTCGCGTTGTTCGCCATCGCGCAGGTGGTCCGGCCAACCGAGCAGACTCGCGGCATCGAGCTGATCCCCGTGCATCGCCGGCCCACCGAAGGCGAGATCGCCAAGCTGGACGAATCGCTGCCCCGGCAACCGCAACACGTCGCCGCGGTGCTGACCGGGTTGCGCGAGCCTCGCGGCCCGTGGGGTCCCGGCCGCGCGGTCGAAGCTGCCGACGCTTTCGAGGCGGTGCGAATCATTGCCCGGGCCAGTGGAATTGACGTGACTCTTCGCGCGGCCCGGTACCTACCCTGGCATCCGGGCCGCTGCGCCGAAGTACTCGTCGGCGAAAGCTCCATCGGTCACGCGGGACAGCTGCATCCGGCCGTGATCGAGCGGACGGGCCTGCCGAAGGGCACCTGCGCGATCGAGCTGAACCTCGATGCGATCCCCGTCGTGGAGTCGCTTCCGGCTCCCAGGGTGTCGCCGTTCCCCGCGGTGTTTCAGGACGTCAGCCTTGTGGTGTCCGCGGATGTCCCCGCCCAGGTCGTGGCGGATGCGGTTCGCGAAGGCGCAGGTGAGTTGCTGGAGGACATTCAGTTATTCGACGTCTTCACCGGTCCGCAGATCGGCGAAGCGCGCAAGTCGCTGACCTTCGCGCTACGGTTTCGCGCGCCCGATCGCACGCTGACCGAAGACGACGCAAGCGCGGCCCGCGACGCGGCGGTACAGCTGGCTGCCGAACGCGTCGGCGCCCTGCTGCGTCGCTGAAACTGTGGGCCGGGCACCAAGTTAGCCGAGTGGTTGTGTCCTGCCCTTCCTTGCGCTCGTTGGGGTCTACCGAACTATATCGGTGAAATTGTCAGGGAAAACACGGAATTCGCGTTTTGAAACGCCTACTATCTGCTTTCACCGGCCGTCGCGACGCGACGACAGCTTGATTCGGGACGGGAAGTGGAGGTTGTCGGATGTCGTTTGTGATCGCGATGCCGGAGATGGTGGCTTCGGCGGCAACGGATTTGGCGAGCATCGGCTCGACGATCAGCTCGGCCAACGCGGCGGCAGCAGTGCCTACCACGGGGCTGCTGGCGGCCGGTGCCGACGAGGTGTCGGCGACGATTGCGTCGCTGTTTTCGCAGCACGCCGCGGAGTATCAGGCGCTGAGCGCCCAGGTGGTGGCTTTCCACTCCCAGTTTGTGCAGACCCTCAACTCGGGTGCGGCCGCCTATGCCGGCGCCGAGGCCGCCAACGTCCAGCAGAGCTTGCTCGACCTGATCAACCAGCCCTTTCTGGCATTGACCGGGCGCCCGCTGATCGGCAACGGCACCGACGGGACGAGCGGACCCGTCGGGACAGCCGGCGGTCCCGGCGGGTGGCTGTTGGGCAACGGCGGCAAAGGTGGAGATAGCACGAATGTCGGAGCGACCGGCGGGGCGGGCGGGGCCGCAGGCTTGCTGGGCAACGGCGGCATGGGTGGGACCGGCGGGCCGGGCACGGCCGCCACCGCTGGCGGGACCGGCGGCGCCGGTGGTGCGGGCGGGTGGCTTTACGGCAATGGTGGCGTTGGTGGGGCCGGCGGGAGTACGACGGTCAACAACGCCCACGGCGGTATCGGCGGGGTCGGCGGCAACGCCGGGTTGCTCGGCTACGGCGGCGCCGGTGGCGCCGGTGGCTCCGCCACCACCGGACTTGGCGGCAACGGCGGCGCCGGCGGCGACGGCGGTGTGTTCGGTGTCGGCGGCGGCGACGGCGGTGCCGGCGGGAGCGTCACGACCGGGACCGGCGGAACCGGCGGTGCCGGCGGCAACTCTCAGTACTTCGGGACCGGAGGCGCCGGCGGGCAGGGCGGGAACTCCAGCAACAACCTCGCCGGGACCGTCGGTGGCACCAGCGGCGCGGGCGGTGTGGGCGGCAGTGGCGGGTCGCTGTTTGGCAACGGTGGTGTCGGCGGGGCCGGCGGCAGCTCGACCAGAGGACTCGCCGGCAGCGGCGGCAATGGCGGCATCGGTGGCGTGTTCGGCAATGGCGGCGACGGCGGGGCCGGCGGCGACACTTTGGGTGGGGTTCTTGCGGCGGGAACCGCCGGCACCGGCGGCAATGGCGGCACTAGCGGGCTGATCGGCGCGGGCGGCAAGGGCGGCGTCGGCGGCAACAATCTTGCTGTTCTCTTCAATGGAACCATCGGGGCCGGCGGCAACGGCGGTGACGCCCGGCTCTGGGGTGACGGTGGTGCCGGCGGCACCGGCGGGCTGACTTACAACGGCAACGTCACCGGTGGGGCCGGCGGCAGCGGCGGCAACGGCGGATCATGGTTTGGCGACGGCGGTGCCGGTGGTGACGGCAGCGCCGGCCTCGGCAAGGGGGCCGGCGGCGCGGGCGGTAACGGCGGTGCCGGCCTCGGGATGGGCGATGGCGGTCGCGGCGGGGCCGGCGGAGTCGGCGGAGCCAGTGGCGCCGGTGGGGCAGGTGGTAGCGGGGGTGGGGCGCGCATAGGCGATGGTGGCGCTGGTGGTGCCGGCGGCAACGGCGGCATCACGACTGGGGCCGGCGGCGATGGTGGCCGGGGCGGCGACGTCAGCGTCGCCGGTGCCGGTGGGGCCGGGGGTGCTGGCGGGAACGGCTCGGTCGGCTCGGCCGGAGCCGGAGCCGGTGGGGCCGGGGGTGCCGGTGGCAACGGCGGGTCGTCGTACGGCAACGGCGGGGCCGGCGGCGCCGGCGGCAACGGCGCTACCGTCAGCGGCGCCGGCGGGGCTGGTGGCGCGGGCGGCAACGCCTTCGGCATCGGCAATGGCGGGGCCGGGGGTGCCGGCGGCGGCTCCGCGGCCGCTCAAGGGGGCTCCGGCGGCAGCGGCGGGGCCGGCGGCAACGGCGGCACCGCTGGGTGGTTCGGCAACGGTGGGACCGGCGGCGACGGCGGCAGCGTCAACGGCACCGGCGCCGGCGGAGCCGGCGGCAACGGCGGCAACGCCACATTCATCGGCAGCGGCGGCAACGGCGGCCTCGGCGGGTCGACATTTGCCGCAGCCACCGGTGCCGGTAACGGCGGGAACGGCGGCGATGCCATGGGCCTTGTCGGCGCCGGCGGCAACGGCGGGAATTCCGGCAATTCCCCTCTCAACTTGATTACGCCCGCCAGTGGCGGCAACGGTGGCAACGCCACGACCACCGTGATCGGCAACGGCGGCAATGGTGGCAGCGGCATCAACGGCGGCGCGAACGGTACCGGCGGCACGCCCGGGCAGCTGGGCAGTCCCGGCCTAGCCGGGGGGGTGGCCCCGCCGCCGAGCACCACCAACGCGTATGAAGCCCTCGTGGCGAATACGGCCGTGAATCTCGCCAGCACGAGTGCCACCTCTGCTGGCAGTCCGGCGCCTTTCCTGAGCCAGATCGCCGATAACCTGGATGGCTACATCCAGCTGACCGGCCAGTCGCTCGGCGCGGCGGTCACCGACTTCAACAGCAATTTGTATAACTTGCCCCAACACCTGATGGCGGCTTTCTCCGACCTTCTGGCGGGCAACATCAGCGGTGCAGTGCAGCAGGTGGCGAATGGCGTGTTCGGCCTCTTCGTCGATACCTCCAGCCTGTTCTCCGTGACTGGCAACTTCCCGCAACTCACTGCGGTCGTGAACGGCGCCCTTGGAGACCTGCTACCGATCCTGACCATCCCCGGAGAGTCGGCGCAGAACGTCGCCAACGTGGTCAAGTTGCTTACCGACCCGACCATATCGGTGGATGTCACGAATTTCTTGGCTCCCACCCAGACCCTCGGGTTCCCGGTGGCATTGGGTCTGGAGCTGGTAGGCCCTGCGTTCTCTACAGCTGCCGCGGCCGGAAAGAGTGCCGCGGCATTTTCCCAAGCCGTGCAGGCCGGGAACATGCCGGCGGCTTTGACTGTATTGGTAGACGCGCCCGCCGTCATCGCAGATGGCTTCCTCAATGGCCAATACGTGCTGCCCACGCCGCTGACGTTGACGGTTCCCTTTGTGGTTCCGCTGGT
Proteins encoded in this window:
- a CDS encoding PE family protein — encoded protein: MSFVIAMPEMVASAATDLASIGSTISSANAAAAVPTTGLLAAGADEVSATIASLFSQHAAEYQALSAQVVAFHSQFVQTLNSGAAAYAGAEAANVQQSLLDLINQPFLALTGRPLIGNGTDGTSGPVGTAGGPGGWLLGNGGKGGDSTNVGATGGAGGAAGLLGNGGMGGTGGPGTAATAGGTGGAGGAGGWLYGNGGVGGAGGSTTVNNAHGGIGGVGGNAGLLGYGGAGGAGGSATTGLGGNGGAGGDGGVFGVGGGDGGAGGSVTTGTGGTGGAGGNSQYFGTGGAGGQGGNSSNNLAGTVGGTSGAGGVGGSGGSLFGNGGVGGAGGSSTRGLAGSGGNGGIGGVFGNGGDGGAGGDTLGGVLAAGTAGTGGNGGTSGLIGAGGKGGVGGNNLAVLFNGTIGAGGNGGDARLWGDGGAGGTGGLTYNGNVTGGAGGSGGNGGSWFGDGGAGGDGSAGLGKGAGGAGGNGGAGLGMGDGGRGGAGGVGGASGAGGAGGSGGGARIGDGGAGGAGGNGGITTGAGGDGGRGGDVSVAGAGGAGGAGGNGSVGSAGAGAGGAGGAGGNGGSSYGNGGAGGAGGNGATVSGAGGAGGAGGNAFGIGNGGAGGAGGGSAAAQGGSGGSGGAGGNGGTAGWFGNGGTGGDGGSVNGTGAGGAGGNGGNATFIGSGGNGGLGGSTFAAATGAGNGGNGGDAMGLVGAGGNGGNSGNSPLNLITPASGGNGGNATTTVIGNGGNGGSGINGGANGTGGTPGQLGSPGLAGGVAPPPSTTNAYEALVANTAVNLASTSATSAGSPAPFLSQIADNLDGYIQLTGQSLGAAVTDFNSNLYNLPQHLMAAFSDLLAGNISGAVQQVANGVFGLFVDTSSLFSVTGNFPQLTAVVNGALGDLLPILTIPGESAQNVANVVKLLTDPTISVDVTNFLAPTQTLGFPVALGLELVGPAFSTAAAAGKSAAAFSQAVQAGNMPAALTVLVDAPAVIADGFLNGQYVLPTPLTLTVPFVVPLVGVVPQTITLQNNVPFNGILHPLERITAIAPNPLTGGMLNVTTNGTEIGGIVPALLNYWPQQLANAIGA
- the pheS gene encoding phenylalanine--tRNA ligase subunit alpha — encoded protein: MGEQPVDLSPEALAKAVNAAQQAFALADSLEALARAKTEHLGDRSPLALARQALGRLPKEERADSGQRVNVARGDAQRSYDGRLTALRAERDTAVLAAEGIDVTLPSTRQPTGARHPITILAEHIADTFIAMGWELAEGPEVESEQFNFDALNFPPDHPARSEQDTFYIAPENSRQLLRTHTSPVQVRTLLERELPVYIISIGRTFRTDELDATHTPVFHQVEGLAVDRGLTMAHLRGTLDAFARAEFGPLARTRIRPHFFPFTEPSAEVDVWFASKKGGADWVEWGGCGMVHPNVLRAAGIDPEVYSGFAFGMGLERTLQFRNGIPDMRDMVEGDIRFSLPFGVGA
- the pheT gene encoding phenylalanine--tRNA ligase subunit beta, encoding MRVPYSWLREVVSAGAPGWDVPAGELEQTLVRIGHEVEEVTALGPVDGPLTMGRVAAIEELTGFKKPIRACLVDLGDGAEREIVCGATNFMVGDLVVVALPGTTLPGGFTITARKTYGRTSAGMICSAAELALAADHSGILVLPPGTAEPGADGAGVLGLDDVVFHLAITPDRGYCMSVRGLAREIACAYDLDFVDPADVPALPVEAEAWPLTVQAETGVRRFALRPVTGIDPAAASPWWLQRRLLLCGIRATSPAVDVTNYVMLEFGHPMHAHDRNRITGSLGVRFARSCETVVTLDNIERRLEPADVLIVDDVTTAAIGGVMGAASTEVRADSTDVLLEAAIWDPAAVSRTQRRLHLPSEAARRYERAVDPAISVAALDRCAALLADIAGGVVVPALTDWRGEPPVDDWSMPPIRIAVDLPDRFAGVSYAPGTAARRLTQIGAQVAEDGPDVLEVRPPSWRPDLLQPADLVEEVMRLEGLEVIPSVLPSAPAGRGLTATQRRRRAIGKSLALSGYVEVLPTPFLPAGVFDLWGLTADDPRRTTTSVVNPLEADRPQLATTLLPALLEALGRNVSRGLTDVALFAIAQVVRPTEQTRGIELIPVHRRPTEGEIAKLDESLPRQPQHVAAVLTGLREPRGPWGPGRAVEAADAFEAVRIIARASGIDVTLRAARYLPWHPGRCAEVLVGESSIGHAGQLHPAVIERTGLPKGTCAIELNLDAIPVVESLPAPRVSPFPAVFQDVSLVVSADVPAQVVADAVREGAGELLEDIQLFDVFTGPQIGEARKSLTFALRFRAPDRTLTEDDASAARDAAVQLAAERVGALLRR